The following are encoded in a window of Bradyrhizobium guangdongense genomic DNA:
- the nuoL gene encoding NADH-quinone oxidoreductase subunit L yields MVQAIVFLPLLGAILAGLIALVGAHGRNPSGDELEHHGDHGHDHGAGAHAHASDTINQDASVIHETHHEPGDGHDDHGHGPVEPPAAGSRGAELITTALLFVSAALSWMTLVDVGFNGHDLRIQLLPWIFSGELEVWWTLRVDTLTAVMLVVVTTVSSLVHLYSIGYMDEDPNRPRFFGYLSLFTFAMLMLVTADNLVQLFFGWEGVGLASYLLIGFWYQKPSANAAAIKAFVVNRVGDFGFALGIFAIFMLTSSTDFETIFHAAPGLTGKTIDFLGWHADALTLTCLLLFMGAMGKSAQFLLHTWLPDAMEGPTPVSALIHAATMVTAGVFMVARLSPLFELAPNAQAVVMFFGATTAFFAATIGLVQNDIKRIVAYSTCSQLGYMFVAMGAGAYSVGMFHLFTHAFFKALLFLGSGSVIYAMHHEQDLRNMGGLWKKIPYTFAVMTVGTLALTGFPLFAGYFSKDAIIEAAYASHNPFSTYAYLLTIVAAGLTSFYSWRLVFKTFFGEPHDQAHYEAAHESPIWMLIPIGVLAVGSVLAGFPFKELFTGPHGVEEFFRESVKMNPHILEDMEHMPHLLGWLPFVMMVGGFLVSYTFYIRKPYLPVELANTQPMLYKFLLNKWYFDELYDIIFVRPAKWIGYQLWKKGDGFIIDGFGPDGVSARVLDITRNVVKIQTGYLYHYAFAMLIGAAGLITWFMFGFGGQ; encoded by the coding sequence ATGGTTCAGGCAATCGTTTTCCTGCCGCTGCTGGGCGCCATTCTGGCCGGCCTGATCGCGCTCGTCGGCGCCCATGGCCGCAACCCCTCGGGCGACGAGCTCGAGCATCACGGCGATCACGGCCATGATCACGGTGCTGGCGCACACGCTCATGCCTCCGACACGATCAACCAGGACGCGTCGGTCATCCACGAGACCCACCACGAGCCCGGCGACGGGCACGACGATCACGGCCACGGCCCGGTCGAGCCGCCGGCGGCGGGCTCGCGCGGCGCCGAGCTGATCACGACCGCGCTGCTGTTCGTCTCGGCCGCGCTGTCCTGGATGACGCTGGTGGATGTCGGCTTCAACGGCCACGACCTCAGGATCCAGCTCCTGCCCTGGATCTTCTCCGGCGAGCTCGAAGTCTGGTGGACGCTGCGCGTCGACACGCTTACCGCCGTGATGCTGGTGGTGGTGACGACCGTGTCCTCGCTCGTGCACCTCTATTCCATCGGCTACATGGACGAGGACCCGAACCGGCCGCGCTTCTTCGGCTATCTCAGCCTGTTTACCTTCGCCATGCTGATGCTGGTGACCGCCGACAACCTCGTGCAGCTGTTCTTCGGCTGGGAAGGCGTGGGCCTGGCGAGCTACCTGCTGATCGGCTTCTGGTACCAGAAGCCGTCGGCGAATGCCGCCGCGATCAAGGCCTTCGTGGTCAACCGCGTCGGCGATTTCGGCTTCGCCCTCGGCATTTTCGCGATCTTCATGCTGACGAGCTCGACGGATTTCGAGACCATCTTCCATGCGGCTCCCGGCCTCACCGGCAAGACCATCGACTTCCTCGGCTGGCATGCCGATGCGCTGACCCTGACCTGCCTGTTGCTGTTCATGGGCGCGATGGGCAAGTCGGCGCAGTTCCTGCTGCACACCTGGTTGCCGGACGCGATGGAAGGCCCGACCCCGGTCTCGGCGCTGATCCACGCCGCGACCATGGTCACCGCCGGCGTGTTCATGGTGGCGCGCCTGTCGCCGCTGTTCGAGCTCGCCCCGAACGCGCAGGCCGTCGTGATGTTCTTCGGTGCGACCACCGCGTTCTTCGCCGCGACCATCGGTCTCGTCCAGAACGACATCAAGCGCATCGTGGCGTATTCGACCTGTTCGCAGCTGGGCTACATGTTCGTGGCGATGGGAGCAGGGGCCTATTCGGTCGGCATGTTCCACCTGTTCACGCACGCCTTCTTCAAGGCGCTGCTGTTCCTGGGCTCCGGCTCGGTGATCTACGCGATGCACCACGAGCAGGACCTCCGCAACATGGGCGGCCTCTGGAAGAAGATCCCGTACACCTTCGCGGTGATGACCGTCGGCACGCTGGCGCTGACCGGCTTCCCGCTGTTCGCCGGCTACTTCTCCAAGGACGCGATCATCGAGGCGGCCTATGCCTCGCATAATCCGTTCTCGACCTACGCCTACCTGCTGACGATCGTGGCTGCGGGTCTGACCTCGTTCTATTCCTGGCGTCTGGTGTTCAAGACCTTCTTCGGCGAACCGCACGATCAGGCGCACTACGAGGCCGCGCACGAGAGCCCGATCTGGATGCTGATTCCGATCGGCGTGCTCGCCGTCGGCTCGGTCCTGGCCGGCTTCCCGTTCAAGGAGTTGTTCACCGGGCCGCACGGCGTGGAGGAGTTCTTCCGCGAGTCCGTGAAGATGAATCCGCATATCCTCGAGGATATGGAGCACATGCCGCATCTGCTCGGCTGGCTGCCCTTCGTGATGATGGTCGGCGGCTTCCTGGTGTCCTACACCTTCTATATCCGCAAGCCGTACCTTCCGGTCGAGCTCGCGAACACCCAGCCGATGCTCTACAAGTTCCTGCTCAACAAGTGGTACTTCGACGAGCTCTACGACATCATCTTCGTCCGTCCGGCGAAGTGGATCGGTTACCAGCTCTGGAAGAAGGGCGACGGCTTCATTATCGACGGCTTCGGCCCCGACGGCGTCTCGGCCCGCGTGCTGGATATCACCCGCAACGTCGTGAAGATCCAGACCGGCTATCTCTATCACTACGCATTCGCCATGCTGATCGGCGCAGCCGGCCTGATCACCTGGTTCATGTTCGGCTTTGGAGGCCAGTAA